CAATAGTACCACCTACTGTACCTTCACCAAGACCACCGGCAAATTTTTCTGTACGAGTAATAAGAGGTCTGCTGTATGTCCTATCGACTGATAGAATGCTCTATCGCCGAAGTCAACCTGTAAGGATGACACTAGTCAAGACAAATATTACTGATCATCCCATTGCCTTAAGATATCCAACTTCCCAGAGGTTTGATTTTTATGTTCGCAGGGGAACTGCAGGTCGGGTTCTATGGCAGTGGTCCGCAGATAGGGTCTTTGCCCAGGTAGTTGAACGACTTGTACTTCAGCCAGGACAATCGCAAGTTTTTCGAGCAAACTGGGATCAAAGGACTAATGAAGGGGAGTTCGTGGGAACTGGAGTATTTACAGTTCAAGGAGAGAATGTGGCTGATGAGCTAATGAGTCAGCGTGTTTCTTTAAGGATAAGGATTGTTTAAAAATATTAAAACCTGCTGGAAACCCTATTACAGGCTGGGCAAATGGACCTTAATAGGGTCTTCTTGTACTATCACCAACATAATTTCATAATATTTTACCAGTGCTAAATAATTATATTTTTGGTAATGTTGTATGTTGTAAGGCTATTGCAGTATACTAGTTGTTAACAATAAGAAAAAAGAGATAGGGGGAAGCATAATTGAAATATACAGAAGCTAGTATTGGCAGGATATTTATCTTACGCCTGGAAAAAGGGGATATTATTCCAAAGACAATTGAGGACTTTGCTCGTGAAAAGAAAATAGAATCTGCCTCTGTTTTTTTTATTGGGGGAGCAGATAAAGGCAGTAAGGTTGTGGTTGGTCCTGAAGACGGCTCTGCTATAAAGCCTATACCAGTTACACTGCCTCTTCCCAGGGTTAGCGAGTCATTAGGTGTTGGAACTATTTTTAAGAATGAAGAGGGTGTATTAAAGCTCCATATGCATTCAGCCTTTGGTCATGGCAAGGATACCATAGCAGGCTGTACTCGCCAGGGTGTAGATGTATGGCTCTATGGAGAGGTAATAATCATGGAACTTGTAAACTCTTCAGCTAAAAGAAAAGTGGATCCCCAGACAGGATTTGAACTTTTAGAAGTCTAAAAATATTTTAATATAATTATTGGAGGAATAATGCAAATGGGTAAAAAGAAGAAAGAATTATGGGAGATTTTAGGCATGCTTTTTCGGGCACATCCCTGGCATGGGGTTTCCCTTGGTGATGAGCAGCCCCAGGTTGTAACAGCTTACATAGAACTAGTACCAAGTGATACTGTTAAGTACGAAATTGATAAATACAGTGGACATCTAAAAGTGGATAGACCCCAGACTTATTCAAATATTTGCCCCACATTATATGGCATGCTCCCTCAAACATACTCCGGGGAAAGGGTGGCAGGTATATGCAATAAAAAAACTGGAAGGACAGATATAGTAGGGGATAGGGATCCTCTAGACATCTGTGTTTTAACTGAAAAGCTAGTGCCTCATGGTGACATATTACTTAAAGCCCGGCCCATAGGGGGTTTTCGTATGCTTGATGGTGGAGAGGCTGACGATAAGATAATTGCTGTAATGAAAAATGATGCCCTATATGAAAACTGGTCAGATATCCAGAGCTGTCCTTCAGCAGTAATTGAACGTTTAGAGCATTATTTTCTTACATACAAGCAAGCTCCAGGCAGCAAAAAAACCCAGTCTGAGATACTGGGTATATACGGCAGGGATGAAGCCTATGAAATTATTGAGGCGGCACATGCTGATTATGCTGATAAATATGGTGATGTAAAACAGGCTTTAAGTTCAGTGCTAAAATTTAAGCCCTGACCATTTTTGAACCTTCAATATCTATTACTTCTCCCTGGCAACACATGATAAGCTCCTGAACAAGGATGTTAAAATATTAGAAGATAATGACGGATTACTATAGAAACCTTGGGTTAATTGTCATCTACTTGCTAATACTAAACCTGAGAAGGTAGAAGCTGCATTAATAATACATTAAAAGGAGTGAACAAGCAGATGAAATATCCAAGGCTTTTTGAAAAGGGATCAATTGGAACTATGACAATTAGAAATCGTACAGTCATGCCAGCAATGGGGACAAATCTGGCTAATGAAACAGGTGGGGTTTCCCAGGCAATGGTACACTACTACAGAGCCAGGGCCAAGGGGGGTGTGGGTTTAATTATAACAGAATTAGTAAGTGTGGATTCTCCAGGTGGGTATGCCATTCCCAAGCAGCTTGATTTACACAGTAACGCATTTATAGCTGGCCACAATGAGCTTGTAGAAGCTGTTCATGAGCACGGAGCTAAAATAGTTCCCCAACTACACCATGCTGGCCGTCAGACCACCACAGAAAATACCAGGGGACTACAGCCAGTTGCGCCATCTGCCATCCCTGACCCTTATTTACAAATTATTCCTAGAGAACTAACGTTGAGCGAGATAGAGGATATTATTGACAAGTTTGTCCAGGGAGCCATTAGAGCCCAAAAAGCAGGCTATGATGGTGTAGAGATACACGGAGCCCATGGTTATCTTGTGGCCCAGTTTATGTCTCCTTCAAGTAATAGAAGAACAGATATGTATGGTGGAGATACTGCCGGGCGTATGGGGTTTCCCACGGAAATTGTCAGGAGAATTAAAAAGGAAACAAAAGGAAACTTTCCTGTAATATTTAGGTACAGTGGAGATGAGTTTATACAAGGCGGCATCAATCTAGAAGAGGCAAAATTAATGGCAAAAATCTTGGAGGAAGCAGGTGCAGATGCCTTACATATTTCTTCTGGAACCTATGCTTCCATGCATACTATCCTGGAGCCAATGAATTACCCTGAGGCCTGGAGAGCCTACCTGGCCGAGCAAATAAAAAAAGTAGTTGGCATACCTGTAATAACGGTTGGCAACATTCGCAGCCCACAAGTGGCAGAAAATCTTCTCAATGAAGAAAAGGCAGATTTTATAGCCCTTGGAAGAACACTTATTGCTGATCCTGAATGGCCTTTAAAGGTTATGCTGGATAGGGATGAAGATATTAGGAAGTGTATAACCTGCAATCTTGGTTGTATCAGTGAACGTGTGTTTAAAAACCTCCACATTCGCTGTACAGTTAATCCGGTAGCTGGCAGAGAAATTGAGTACCCTTCAATCCCCTTCTCCTATAATTCCAAGCATTTTGTTGTAGTTGGAGGTGGCCCTGCCGGGATGGAGGCTGCAAGGGTATTAGCAGAGGCAGGTAATAAGGTAAGCTTAATTGAAAGAGAATCTGAGCTAGGTGGTCAAATTAGAATTGCAGCTGTTCCTCCAGGCAAGGATAAGATACGCTGGAGTATTGAATATTTAGAGACACAAATTCGCAGTTTGGGAGTAGATATACAATTAAAAACGGAAGCTACGGCAGAAATACTCCAGGGAATGGATGCAGATTGTTTTGTCATTGCAACAGGTGCTGCCCCTATTATTCCAAGTATCAAAGGTGTAAACAGCCCCAATGTGACAACTGCATGGGAAATATTAGCTGGTCAATATGAGGCTGGGGGAAAGGTCATTGTAGTTGGTGGCGGCAGTGTTGGATGTGAAACTGCCCTTTACCTGAGGTTAAAAGGTATTGAAGTTACCGTTCTGGAGATGGAGGAAACCCTTGCAGATGACATGGAACCCATCACAAGAACTGTCTTTTTGGAAGAAATGGGAAACCTTCAGATTCAGGCCTTTACAGGCTATAAGGTTCAGAGGATAGAGATAAATGGGGTAGTGGTCCTTGATAAAAATTGGAGGGAACACTGGTTTCCATGTGATCATGTTGTACTGTCCATGGGTGCAGGCCCTATCAACCATCTTGAGGACCAATTGAAGCAAAAGGGGTTAAAAGTTGCAGTAATTGGAGACGCTAAAAAACCACGAAAACTTAGGGAAGCAATTTCAGAAGGATTTATGGCAGCCCATGAGCTAATAAAGAACGCTACTTATCCCAATCTACGGCATCAATTCGCCGTGGAGGAAGTTTTCCACAGGGGAGAATACAGGTCTATTCTTCAGTAAGAAAGTTTACTTTAATAGTCTCAGCTTTATTGTAAAGTTTCCCCTTGCAAAGGATTCCCCATAACTGCCGGAAGCCGCGTGTCCTTGTGCCGCGGTAGTTCACTGGGTGATTGTATTTAAATAATGAACAAGCCCGGACAATTGCCGGGCTTTGCTCTTATCTCTTTATATTTAAAAACTATACTCAACTACAACCCTGGCATATACCTCTACATCACCTGGTATTATTGTGGTGGGAGGATCAAATCCAGCCGTTTCATCCATCATCATTTCCTTTTGAAATGCTGCTCTAAAGGGAGAATAACCTGAGCCTTCCTCACTAATTGATTTAATTCCAGTTATTTTTACGCCAGCACCCTTTGCAATTGCTTCACCTTTAGATTTAGCTTGTGCTGTAGCGGCCTGCAGTGCCTGCAGCTTAACAGCTTCATTATTCTTAAGTTCAAAGTGAACTGATTGCACCTGATTAGCCCCTGAGGCAATGGCCTTATCAATAACCTGTCCAATCATTTCTAAATTATTAAGGGTTATGGTTAATGAATTATAAACCCTGTACTGGGTAGGCAGCTGCTCTTTAGGTCTTTCTGGGTATCCATGGTCAAGTTGTGTGTGCAGGCTGTAAGTCCCTGTTTTAATTTGGTCATCCTTTAATCCAAGCCTTTTTAATTCTGCTATTACTTTATCCATGGATTTAGCATTTTCTGCCGCAGCTGTTCTAGCATCAGTGCCAATAGTCTCCACTGCCAGGACAATAATACACTGATCTGGAGATGCTGTAAGCATGGACTCTCCTATTACTCTAATTACACCGCTGCTGTCAGGAACAGATGCAATGCCAGGACTTGATGCACTATTAAATGTTAGCAGTGATAAAACTAGAAATGCGGCCAAAATAAGCAGTAATTTTTTGTTTTTCATGTAAATCCCCTCTCTTTTTATGTGGTGCTTTACTAACTTAGACGAGGAAAAAAAGATATTGTTCCCACAAACTATGCTAAACAAAAATATAATAATATAATGCTAAACAGCACTGCCAGTGAGCATTACAGTAAGTTTCTGGGAACAAAGCAGAGAGGCTTACCATTATTTAGTTAAGATGTTTTTGTTAACAGGTACTTACACATGAAAAGGGGCTAATGAAACATGCTTCATGCCCCCTTTAACCTATGGAATTATTCAAATAAACTAATTATCACTAGTTAGCCTGCAGCAGTTTAAGCTGGTTAATAACACTGGCATCTGCAAGGGTGGTGGTATCACCCAGGGATCTATTTTCTGCAATATCTCGCAACAAACGTCTCATTATTTTTCCGCTGCGGGTTTTGGGAAGCTCTGTGAAAAATATCTCTTCCGGTCTTGCCAGGGCACCAATTTTGATTACCACATGCTGCTTGATTTCCTTTGCAAGGTCAAGATTTCCCTCGTGGCCTTCTCTAAGGGTAATAAACGCTACAACTGCCTGGCCTTTTAACTCATGGCTCCGACCGATAACCGCTGCTTCGGCAACAGCGGGATGATCCACTAAAGCACTTTCTACCTCCATGGTTCCAATACGGTGGCCTGCTACATTAATTACATCATCAATCCTGCCCATTATCCAGAAGTAGCCATCTTCATCTGTTTTTGCTCCATCACCTGTAAAGTAAGTATTCTCAAACCTACTCCAGTACTGGAATATGAATCTATCAGTATCCCCATAAATATTTCGCAGCATGGCAGGCCAGGGAGACTTAAGTACTAGAAATCCTCCTGTCCCATTTGGCACAGGGTTTCCAGCTGCATCAACTATCTGGGCATTTATACCCGGCAGGGGTTTGGTTGCTGAACCAGGCTTTGTGGCAGTAATGCCGGGTAAAGGTGATATGAGAATTTGACCAGTTTCAGTTTGCCACCAGGTATCAACAATAGGGCACCTTTCACCTCCAATATGTTTGTGGTACCACATCCATGCTTCAGGATTAATGGGTTCTCCTACAGTTCCTAATAGCCTCAAGCTTGACAGGTCCCTTTTTTCAGGCCATTTTGAGCCCCACTTCATACATGCCCTTATTGCAGTTGGTGCAGTATAGAAAATAGTTGCCTTGTATTTTTCAATTATTTCCCAGAAACGGTCCTTTTCAGGCCAATCAGGTGCACCCTCGTACATGATAGTGGTAGCACCATTGGCTAGAGGCCCATAAACTAGATAGCTGTGCCCTGTTATCCAGCCAATGTCAGCAGTACACCAGTAAATATCATCTTCCTTTAAATCGAATACCATTTTGTGGGTTGAAGCAACTCCTGTTAAATAACCACCTGTTGTATGCACTATGCCTTTTGGTTTGCCTGTGGTACCGCTTGTGTATAAAATAAACAGCATATCCTCTGAATCCATTTCCTCTGCAGGGCAGTGGTCTGAGCTGTCTGCCATGAGCTCATGCCACCACAAATCCCTGCCTGGGTGCATTGACGCTAGACCATTATCACCTATACGGCTGACCACTATAACCTTTTCAACTGATGGACAATTTTCAACAGCTGCATTTACGCTATGCTTTAGCGGGATTATTCCCCCGCGCCTATAGCCGCCATCAGCTGTAATGACAAGTTTGGAT
The DNA window shown above is from Desulfitibacter alkalitolerans DSM 16504 and carries:
- a CDS encoding BsuPI-related putative proteinase inhibitor codes for the protein MFFTHEIQTGETLENLAQRFDTTVEEIMNYNEIRNPTRISARTVIIIPVPIVPPTVPSPRPPANFSVRVIRGLLYVLSTDRMLYRRSQPVRMTLVKTNITDHPIALRYPTSQRFDFYVRRGTAGRVLWQWSADRVFAQVVERLVLQPGQSQVFRANWDQRTNEGEFVGTGVFTVQGENVADELMSQRVSLRIRIV
- a CDS encoding PPC domain-containing DNA-binding protein, giving the protein MKYTEASIGRIFILRLEKGDIIPKTIEDFAREKKIESASVFFIGGADKGSKVVVGPEDGSAIKPIPVTLPLPRVSESLGVGTIFKNEEGVLKLHMHSAFGHGKDTIAGCTRQGVDVWLYGEVIIMELVNSSAKRKVDPQTGFELLEV
- a CDS encoding inorganic pyrophosphatase, which encodes MGKKKKELWEILGMLFRAHPWHGVSLGDEQPQVVTAYIELVPSDTVKYEIDKYSGHLKVDRPQTYSNICPTLYGMLPQTYSGERVAGICNKKTGRTDIVGDRDPLDICVLTEKLVPHGDILLKARPIGGFRMLDGGEADDKIIAVMKNDALYENWSDIQSCPSAVIERLEHYFLTYKQAPGSKKTQSEILGIYGRDEAYEIIEAAHADYADKYGDVKQALSSVLKFKP
- a CDS encoding FAD-dependent oxidoreductase → MKYPRLFEKGSIGTMTIRNRTVMPAMGTNLANETGGVSQAMVHYYRARAKGGVGLIITELVSVDSPGGYAIPKQLDLHSNAFIAGHNELVEAVHEHGAKIVPQLHHAGRQTTTENTRGLQPVAPSAIPDPYLQIIPRELTLSEIEDIIDKFVQGAIRAQKAGYDGVEIHGAHGYLVAQFMSPSSNRRTDMYGGDTAGRMGFPTEIVRRIKKETKGNFPVIFRYSGDEFIQGGINLEEAKLMAKILEEAGADALHISSGTYASMHTILEPMNYPEAWRAYLAEQIKKVVGIPVITVGNIRSPQVAENLLNEEKADFIALGRTLIADPEWPLKVMLDRDEDIRKCITCNLGCISERVFKNLHIRCTVNPVAGREIEYPSIPFSYNSKHFVVVGGGPAGMEAARVLAEAGNKVSLIERESELGGQIRIAAVPPGKDKIRWSIEYLETQIRSLGVDIQLKTEATAEILQGMDADCFVIATGAAPIIPSIKGVNSPNVTTAWEILAGQYEAGGKVIVVGGGSVGCETALYLRLKGIEVTVLEMEETLADDMEPITRTVFLEEMGNLQIQAFTGYKVQRIEINGVVVLDKNWREHWFPCDHVVLSMGAGPINHLEDQLKQKGLKVAVIGDAKKPRKLREAISEGFMAAHELIKNATYPNLRHQFAVEEVFHRGEYRSILQ
- a CDS encoding SIMPL domain-containing protein, with the protein product MKNKKLLLILAAFLVLSLLTFNSASSPGIASVPDSSGVIRVIGESMLTASPDQCIIVLAVETIGTDARTAAAENAKSMDKVIAELKRLGLKDDQIKTGTYSLHTQLDHGYPERPKEQLPTQYRVYNSLTITLNNLEMIGQVIDKAIASGANQVQSVHFELKNNEAVKLQALQAATAQAKSKGEAIAKGAGVKITGIKSISEEGSGYSPFRAAFQKEMMMDETAGFDPPTTIIPGDVEVYARVVVEYSF
- the acs gene encoding acetate--CoA ligase, which gives rise to MEELLREERKFYPSSTFTKQANIQDNSIYETASRDFTAYWEKEAENLYWFKKWDKALEWEPPFAKWFINGKINAAYNCLDRHADGLRKNKPAIIWEGEPGESKTLTYGDLTREVKLFANVLKNQGIQRGDRVTLYMPMIPELTIAMLACARIGAVHSIVFGGFSSQALQERINDCKSKLVITADGGYRRGGIIPLKHSVNAAVENCPSVEKVIVVSRIGDNGLASMHPGRDLWWHELMADSSDHCPAEEMDSEDMLFILYTSGTTGKPKGIVHTTGGYLTGVASTHKMVFDLKEDDIYWCTADIGWITGHSYLVYGPLANGATTIMYEGAPDWPEKDRFWEIIEKYKATIFYTAPTAIRACMKWGSKWPEKRDLSSLRLLGTVGEPINPEAWMWYHKHIGGERCPIVDTWWQTETGQILISPLPGITATKPGSATKPLPGINAQIVDAAGNPVPNGTGGFLVLKSPWPAMLRNIYGDTDRFIFQYWSRFENTYFTGDGAKTDEDGYFWIMGRIDDVINVAGHRIGTMEVESALVDHPAVAEAAVIGRSHELKGQAVVAFITLREGHEGNLDLAKEIKQHVVIKIGALARPEEIFFTELPKTRSGKIMRRLLRDIAENRSLGDTTTLADASVINQLKLLQAN